From the genome of Malus sylvestris chromosome 6, drMalSylv7.2, whole genome shotgun sequence, one region includes:
- the LOC126626552 gene encoding WAT1-related protein At1g43650-like encodes MEGCTHYLAMVLVQLIYGGSDVLIKLSLQDGLNPIVFVVYRHVLAMVLIGPFAYVLERKQRPSFSISAAANIFLLALLGPTIFVNVYCAGLTYTSATVASALSNVIPPLTFLTAVLLGMEKLKIRSARGQAKVAGTIFCIGGSLIFTFWKGGYLLKGVEKTLINVHNAEEYGKIKHVQENWIKGSALLLMSYTAWSAWLILQAAVSKVYPAPLSLTTLMCFFASLQSSFLALFFARNPSSWRLEWNLQLLTIVYFGVLTTALVYYLQAWCISHKGPVFAAMFSPLQAIIVAVFSAIAFAERLHFGSLIGALLIIVGLYCVLWGKRKDTLVAEHGEIEKVTLDDIKVLEISMNDISVVNPVTREET; translated from the exons ATGGAAGGATGCACTCACTACTTGGCAATGGTACTGGTTCAGCTGATTTACGGCGGATCAGACGTCCTCATAAAATTATCCCTTCAGGATGGACTCAATCCGATTGTCTTTGTGGTTTACAGGCATGTTCTTGCCATGGTTTTGATAGGACCATTTGCTTATGTGCTTGAAAG GAAGCAGAGGCCTTCGTTCTCAATTTCAGCAGCTGCAAATATTTTCCTGCTAGCGTTGTTAGGGCCTACCATCTTTGTGAATGTATACTGTGCTGGTTTGACATACACTTCTGCAACAGTTGCAAGTGCCTTAAGTAATGTTATCCCCCCGTTGACGTTTCTGACGGCAGTTCTTCTCGG GATGGAGAAACTAAAGATTAGAAGCGCTCGAGGCCAAGCAAAGGTGGCTGGTACAATTTTCTGCATCGGCGGATCTCTTATTTTCACATTCTGGAAAGGAGGATACCTGTTGAAGGGTGTCGAAAAGACACTGATAAATGTTCACAACGCAGAGGAGTATGGCAAGATCAAGCATGTTCAGGAAAACTGGATCAAGGGTTCTGCTCTTCTTCTGATGAGCTACACTGCGTGGAGTGCGTGGCTAATCCTCCAG gcTGCGGTGTCCAAAGTCTACCCTGCGCCATTGTCACTAACCACCCTAATGTGCTTTTTCGCTTCGCTGCAATCTTCTTTCCTCGCCCTGTTTTTTGCTAGAAATCCAAGCTCATGGAGACTGGAGTGGAACCTGCAGCTTTTAACCATCGTCTACTTC GGAGTTCTGACCACAGCATTAGTCTATTACCTGCAAGCATGGTGCATCAGTCACAAGGGACCAGTTTTTGCAGCTATGTTTAGTCCACTTCAAGCCATTATAGTGGCAGTGTTTTCGGCAATTGCTTTTGCAGAGCGACTTCACTTTGGCAG CTTGATTGGAGCACTTCTCATTATTGTGGGACTTTACTGTGTGCTGTGGGGAAAGAGGAAAGACACTCTTGTTGCTGAACATGGAGAGATTGAAAAAGTGACACTGGACGATATTAAAGTGCTGGAGATTTCCATGAATGATATTTCAGTAGTCAATCCTGTTACTAGAGAAGAAACATGA
- the LOC126626553 gene encoding WAT1-related protein At5g64700-like: MAVLLGMKKLKIRSTRGQAKVAGTIFCIGGSLILTFWKGGYMLKGVEKPLINVHNAEEYGKIKHVQKNWIKGFALILISYIAWSEWLILQKFKLMETGVEPAAFNHRLRRKRFLPYIISSIQRQTVKNNRTIYLLL; the protein is encoded by the exons ATGGCAGTTCTTCTCGG GATGAAGAAACTAAAGATTAGAAGCACTCGAGGCCAAGCGAAGGTGGCTGGTACAATTTTCTGCATCGGCGGTTCTCTTATTTTGACATTCTGGAAAGGAGGATACATGTTGAAAGGTGTCGAAAAGCCACTGATAAATGTTCACAACGCAGAGGAGTATGGCAAGATCAAGCATGTTCAGAAAAACTGGATCAAGGGTTTTGCTCTTATTCTGATTAGCTACATTGCGTGGAGTGAGTGGCTAATCCTCCAG AAATTCAAGCTCATGGAGACTGGAGTGGAACCTGCAGCTTTTAACCATCGTCTACGTCGTAAGCGTTTTCTTCCATATATAATAAGCTCTATTCAACGACAAACTGTGAAAAACAACAGGACCATATATTTGCTGTTGTGA